From a region of the Tursiops truncatus isolate mTurTru1 chromosome 13, mTurTru1.mat.Y, whole genome shotgun sequence genome:
- the ISCU gene encoding iron-sulfur cluster assembly enzyme ISCU — MAAAGAGRLRRATSALLLRAPRLPVRELSAPARLYHKKVVDHYENPRNVGSLDKTSKNVGTGLVGAPACGDVMKLQIQVDEKGKIVDARFKTFGCGSAIASSSLATEWVKGKTVEEALTIKNTDIAKELCLPPVKLHCSMLAEDAIKAALADFKLKQEPKKGEAEKK; from the exons ATGGCGGCGGCTGGAGCAGGACGTTTGAGGCGGGCGACTTCGGCACTGCTACTCCGGGCCCCGCGTCTGCCGGTCCGGGAGCTGTCAGCTCCGGCTCGGCTCTATCACAAGAAG GTTGTTGATCATTATGAAAATCCCCGAAACGTGGGGTCCCTTGATAAGACATCTAAAAATGTTGGAACCGGACTGGTGGGAGCTCCAGCGTGTGGTGATGTCATGAAATTACAG ATTCAAGTGGATGAAAAGGGGAAGATCGTGGACGCCAGGTTTAAAACATTTGGCTGTGGTTCTGCGATCGCCTCCAGCTCGCTAGCCACCGAATGGGTAAAGGGGAAGACG GTGGAGGAAGCCTTGACCATCAAAAACACGGACATCGCCAAGGAGCTGTGCCTCCCGCCTGTGAAACTGCACTGCTCCA TGCTGGCCGAAGATGCCATCAAGGCCGCCCTGGCTGATTTCAAACTGAAACAAGAACCCAAGAAAGGAGAGGCGGAAAAGAAATGA